From the genome of Chitinivibrionales bacterium:
CAGAGTAGCAAGGTGATGAGTAACCGTCCAAGGCGGCCATTGCCATCCAGAAAAGGGTGGATTGTCTCAAATTGTACATGTGCCAAAGCAGCTTTGAGAAGCACGGGCGTGGGTTGCGGTTGGTCATGAAGAAACAGCTCGAATTTTCCTAGACACACCATTAAATAATCGGCCGGTGGAGGAACGAATGCAGCATTACCCGGGCGCGTGCCGCCTATCCAATTCTGTGATTTCCGGAATTCACCAGGCGTATGTTTGCTTCCGCGCCCCTTCGATAGCAGTACACCGTGAATCTCCCTGATAAGCCGCAAAGATAAGGGGAACCCCTTTTTTAGCAGCTCAAGCCCATGGTAAAGTGCTGCAACATAGTTACTTACCTCCTGTACGTCGTCGGTCGGAACACCCGGCACCTCATCCATCTCAAAAAGAAGCAAATCAGAAAGAGAAGACTGCGTGCCTTCGATCATGGATGAAAGAACTGCTTCCTTGCGCACATACATATATAGAAACAGCGATGTATCCGGCAAAAGCCGTGATACACTGTCAAGCCGCCCCAGAGCTACATGGGCCTGATCGAACTTTTCTCGTAATTGGGGTGCCCAATCAATTGAGGGCGAAGGTGGTAACGGAGCGGGAATAAATGCCTGGGCCTTCTCTCCAACTGTCGAAATTGTTTTGTAATGCCCCTGAAGGTTACGTTTCATAGATCATTCGCATTAAAATAAGAAAATGTGTTATTTTACGTTGCCGCATTAAAATAAAATAATAGAAGCCGCTATTTCAGGCAATACGGTCGGTTAATTGGTGCGTCGGCTTTAACTAAAACAGGACAGTTCCGAAAGGTGGCTTTCGCCCCCTTATAACCCGGCC
Proteins encoded in this window:
- a CDS encoding Fic family protein yields the protein MKRNLQGHYKTISTVGEKAQAFIPAPLPPSPSIDWAPQLREKFDQAHVALGRLDSVSRLLPDTSLFLYMYVRKEAVLSSMIEGTQSSLSDLLLFEMDEVPGVPTDDVQEVSNYVAALYHGLELLKKGFPLSLRLIREIHGVLLSKGRGSKHTPGEFRKSQNWIGGTRPGNAAFVPPPADYLMVCLGKFELFLHDQPQPTPVLLKAALAHVQFETIHPFLDGNGRLGRLLITLLLCEQKILGQPMLYLSLYFKTHRRYYYELLNNVRVHGDWEAWLDFFAEAVIITANQAVGTAQQL